A genomic region of Rheinheimera sp. MMS21-TC3 contains the following coding sequences:
- the sul2 gene encoding sulfonamide-resistant dihydropteroate synthase Sul2 produces the protein MNKSLIIFGIVNITSDSFSDGGRYLAPDAAIAQARKLMAEGADVIDLGPASSNPDAAPVSSDTEIARIAPVLDALKADGIPVSLDSYQPATQAYALSRGVAYLNDIRGFPDAAFYPQLAKSSAKLVVMHSVQDGQADRREAPAGDIMDHIAAFFDARIAALTGAGIKRNRLVLDPGMGFFLGAAPETSLSVLARFDELRLRFDLPVLLSVSRKSFLRALTGRGPGDVGAATLAAELAAAAGGADFIRTHEPRPLRDGLAVLAALKETARIR, from the coding sequence ATGAATAAATCGCTCATCATTTTCGGCATCGTCAACATAACCTCGGACAGTTTCTCCGATGGAGGCCGGTATCTGGCGCCAGACGCAGCCATTGCGCAGGCGCGTAAGCTGATGGCCGAGGGGGCAGATGTGATCGACCTCGGTCCGGCATCCAGCAATCCCGACGCCGCGCCTGTTTCGTCCGACACAGAAATCGCGCGTATCGCGCCGGTGCTGGACGCGCTCAAGGCAGATGGCATTCCCGTCTCGCTCGACAGTTATCAACCCGCGACGCAAGCCTATGCCTTGTCGCGTGGTGTGGCCTATCTCAATGATATTCGCGGTTTTCCAGACGCTGCGTTCTATCCGCAATTGGCGAAATCATCTGCCAAACTCGTCGTTATGCATTCGGTGCAAGACGGGCAGGCAGATCGGCGCGAGGCACCCGCTGGCGACATCATGGATCACATTGCGGCGTTCTTTGACGCGCGCATCGCGGCGCTGACGGGTGCCGGTATCAAACGCAACCGCCTTGTCCTTGATCCCGGCATGGGGTTTTTTCTGGGGGCTGCTCCCGAAACCTCGCTCTCGGTGCTGGCGCGGTTCGATGAATTGCGGCTGCGCTTCGATTTGCCGGTGCTTCTGTCTGTTTCGCGCAAATCCTTTCTGCGCGCGCTCACAGGCCGTGGTCCGGGGGATGTCGGGGCCGCGACACTCGCTGCAGAGCTTGCCGCCGCCGCAGGTGGAGCTGACTTCATCCGCACACACGAGCCGCGCCCCTTGCGCGACGGGCTGGCGGTATTGGCGGCGCTGAAAGAAACCGCAAGAATTCGTTAA
- a CDS encoding PhzF family phenazine biosynthesis protein: MIPIQSETMLHQLQPHFEEIKAVSERYNTIGFHLYTFNNDRIICRNFAPRYDINEEAATGTSNCALACYLHAKHNIQKPLYQFEQGYSLNSPSEISVKLVTTAQNDIEQVFVGGNGYYTETKELNLLKD; encoded by the coding sequence TTGATTCCGATTCAAAGTGAAACAATGCTCCACCAATTGCAACCTCACTTTGAAGAGATTAAAGCTGTTAGCGAGCGATATAACACTATCGGCTTTCATCTCTATACTTTTAACAATGATCGTATCATCTGTAGAAACTTCGCACCGAGATACGATATTAATGAAGAAGCTGCTACCGGCACATCTAACTGCGCCCTAGCTTGCTATCTACATGCGAAACACAATATTCAAAAACCTCTCTATCAATTTGAACAAGGCTATTCGCTCAACTCTCCCTCTGAGATCAGTGTTAAATTAGTCACCACCGCCCAAAATGATATTGAACAAGTCTTTGTAGGCGGAAATGGCTATTACACTGAAACGAAAGAACTTAATCTTCTCAAAGACTAA
- a CDS encoding phosphoglucosamine mutase, translating to MVRKYFGTDGIRGKANEGAMTAETALRVGMAAGRVFRRGDHRHRVVIGKDTRLSGYMLEPALTAGFTSMGMDVFLFGPLPTTYNLSIGFFYVY from the coding sequence ATGGTGCGCAAATATTTCGGCACAGACGGTATTCGTGGCAAAGCCAACGAAGGCGCGATGACGGCGGAAACCGCCTTGCGCGTCGGCATGGCGGCTGGCCGTGTCTTTCGTCGCGGTGACCACCGCCATCGTGTCGTGATCGGCAAGGATACGCGCCTGTCGGGCTATATGCTTGAACCCGCGCTCACAGCCGGTTTCACCTCGATGGGCATGGACGTATTCCTTTTTGGCCCGCTGCCGACAACGTATAACTTATCAATTGGTTTTTTTTATGTCTATTGA
- the tet(31) gene encoding tetracycline efflux MFS transporter Tet(31) — protein MNRYITIALLITFLDATGMGLIMPVLPTLLEEFSVKESIATHYGFILAIYALMQVIFAPILGQLSDKFGRKPVLILSLIGAVCDYTLLSFSSALWMLYLGRMIAGISAATGAVAASMVADHTKKAERTKWFGKLGAAFGAGLIAGPAIGGFIGQYSAHFPFIIAAILNAIALIMVIILFPKEQSRPKEIEQDQSKIHEKTTINAPLIHILKPVLLLLMLFFTVQLIGQIPASTWVLFTEYRFEWNTFNIGLSLAGLGLMHIIFQAFVAGYIASRWKNETVFILGFILDASAFLLLAFISQVWLVIPTLILLAGGGIALPALQGLISIKTADEHQGKIQGIMVSLTNITGIIGPPIFAFSFAKTVTNWDGTLWLIGAVLYSILLGLYFLYQKIRAYKQLKSQTA, from the coding sequence ATGAATCGCTATATCACAATCGCCCTCTTAATTACCTTCCTAGATGCAACAGGAATGGGCTTAATCATGCCTGTATTACCAACACTTTTAGAAGAGTTCTCTGTCAAAGAGTCTATCGCCACTCATTATGGTTTTATCCTCGCAATCTATGCGCTGATGCAAGTTATTTTTGCACCAATATTAGGACAACTCTCGGATAAATTTGGCAGAAAACCGGTCTTGATTCTCTCATTAATAGGCGCTGTTTGTGATTACACCCTACTCTCATTTTCTAGCGCCTTATGGATGCTCTATCTAGGGAGAATGATTGCCGGCATTTCTGCTGCAACAGGAGCCGTAGCAGCATCAATGGTCGCAGATCACACAAAAAAAGCAGAGAGAACTAAATGGTTTGGAAAGTTAGGCGCAGCTTTTGGGGCGGGACTCATTGCCGGACCCGCTATTGGTGGATTTATCGGACAATATTCTGCACATTTCCCCTTTATCATTGCCGCAATTTTAAATGCCATTGCTCTTATCATGGTCATTATCCTCTTCCCTAAAGAGCAATCACGCCCAAAAGAAATCGAGCAAGATCAATCTAAAATTCATGAAAAAACCACCATCAATGCCCCGCTAATTCATATTCTCAAACCCGTTTTGCTACTTCTCATGCTGTTTTTTACAGTACAACTCATCGGACAAATCCCTGCATCAACTTGGGTTCTATTTACTGAGTACCGTTTTGAGTGGAATACCTTTAACATTGGTTTATCCCTTGCAGGGCTAGGGTTAATGCATATTATCTTTCAGGCTTTTGTCGCAGGATATATCGCATCTCGCTGGAAAAATGAAACCGTATTTATTCTCGGATTTATACTAGATGCGAGCGCATTCTTATTACTGGCCTTTATCTCTCAAGTTTGGCTCGTAATTCCTACATTGATCTTATTAGCAGGAGGAGGCATCGCCTTACCGGCATTACAAGGATTAATCTCTATAAAGACAGCAGATGAACATCAAGGAAAGATACAAGGTATCATGGTTAGCCTCACTAATATTACCGGAATAATTGGACCGCCCATTTTTGCATTTTCCTTTGCAAAAACGGTTACAAACTGGGATGGCACACTTTGGCTAATCGGTGCTGTACTCTATAGCATTTTATTAGGTCTCTATTTTCTCTATCAAAAGATACGCGCCTATAAACAACTTAAGTCTCAAACTGCTTAA
- the tetR gene encoding tetracycline resistance transcriptional repressor TetR — protein sequence MARLDKKRVIESALALLDEVGMEGLTTRKLAQKLNIEQPSLYWHVKNKRALLDALSVEILLRHHDHFQPQKGEYWADFLRENAKSFRRALLSHRDAAKIHLGTRPSPEQFETVEAQLAFLCEQGFSLEEALYTLGVVSHFTLGSVLEEREYLEAMRDDDPAIHAAMPPLLTKALEIMEQDTGEKPFLFGLEVIILGLEAKQKQKKGNQE from the coding sequence ATGGCAAGATTAGATAAAAAAAGAGTAATTGAAAGCGCTTTAGCGCTTTTAGATGAAGTAGGGATGGAAGGGTTAACGACTCGAAAATTGGCGCAAAAGCTGAATATTGAACAGCCGTCCCTCTATTGGCATGTCAAAAATAAGCGGGCGTTGTTAGATGCTTTATCGGTAGAAATTTTGTTACGGCATCATGATCACTTTCAACCTCAAAAGGGCGAGTACTGGGCGGATTTTCTGCGAGAAAATGCGAAAAGCTTTCGTAGGGCGTTATTAAGTCACCGAGATGCGGCAAAAATCCATTTAGGAACAAGACCCTCGCCGGAGCAGTTTGAGACCGTTGAAGCTCAACTTGCATTTCTCTGTGAGCAAGGTTTTAGCTTGGAAGAAGCTCTTTATACATTAGGTGTTGTGAGTCATTTTACGCTTGGCTCTGTTTTAGAAGAGCGTGAGTACTTAGAAGCGATGCGTGATGATGATCCTGCAATTCATGCGGCAATGCCGCCACTTTTAACAAAAGCTTTAGAGATTATGGAGCAAGATACGGGGGAGAAACCTTTTCTGTTTGGTTTAGAAGTGATTATTTTAGGCTTAGAAGCGAAGCAAAAACAGAAGAAGGGGAATCAGGAGTAA